GTGTCGATATTCATCTTGATCACGCCGTAGGAGACTGCGTCGGCAATCTCCTGGGCGGACGAGCCCGAGCCGCCGTGGAAGACCAGGTCAAACGGGCGTTCCTTGCCGAGGGAACCACCCACAGCGTCCTGGATGTCCTTGAGGATTTCCGGGCGCAGCTTGACGCCGCCGGGCTTGTACACGCCGTGCACGTTGCCGAAGGTCAGCGCCGTAATGTAGCGGCCCTTCTCGCCGGTCCCCAGCGCCTCAATGGTCTTGGTGCCGTCCGCAACCGTTGTGTACAGCTTGTCGTTGATGGCGTTCTCCACGCCGTCCTCCTCGCCGCCCACGGTGCCGATTTCCACTTCGAGGATCATCTTGGCGGCGTGGGTGCGGGCGAGCAGTTCCTGCGCGATCCGCAGGTTCTCTTCCAGGGTTTCCGCGGAGCCGTCCCACATGTGGGAGTTGAAGATGGGATCTTCGCCGCGCTTGACCGCTGCCTCGGACGCCGCCAGCAGGGGCAGCACAAAGTCATCCAGCTTGTCCTTGGGGCAGTGGTCAGTGTGCAGCGCGATGTTCACGTTGTAGCTCTTGGCAACTTCACGGGCATAGGCGGCGAAGGCGAGGGAGCCGGTGACCATGTTCTTGACCTTGGCGCCGGACCAGTATGCGGCGCCGCCGGTGGACACCTGGACGATGCCGTCGGAACCCGCCTCGGCGAAACCTGCCAGCGCCGCATTCAACGTCTGGGACGAGGTGACGTTCACGGCCGGATATGCGAATCCCCCGGCTTTGGCGCGGTCGATCATCTCGGCATAAATCTCGGGGGTTGCAATAGGCATGCTGACTCCTCGTGGAAGGTTGATCTACGGCGGGCCGGTCACGGCAGAGCCAGGCCCTCATTGGCTCCTTACATCCTAGCCACAAGTCGCCTTCCGGCATCAGGGCGTGTCACCGGCTTAGTTCACCCGCTGGCCGAAGACGTGCCGGCGGACCCATCCGTGCATGGCAATGGCGGCGGCGGCCGAGGCGTTCATGGACCGGGTGGAACCGAACTGGGCAATGGACAGCGTGGCGTCCGCCGCGGCGTGAACCTCCGGGGTCAGGCCGGGACCTTCCTGCCCAAACACGAGCACGCAGTTTTCCGGCAGCTCATAGGTTTCCAGCGGCACGGAGTCCGGGAAGTTGTCGATCCCGATGATGTGCAGCCCCTCGCCCTGGGCCCATTCGACAAACTCCTCCACGGTGGGGTGGTGGCGCACGTGCTGGTAGCGGTCGGTGACCATGGCGCCGCGCCGGTTCCACCGCCGTCGGCCAATGATGTGCACTTCCTTGGCCATGAAGGCATTGGCGGTGCGCACAACGGATCCGATATTGAGGTCATGCTGCCAGTTTTCGATCGCGACGTGGAAGGGATGCCGCTTCGAGTCCAGGTCGGCCACGATGGCGTCATGCTTCCAGTACCGGTACTGGTCCACCACGTTGCGGGTGTCGCCGTTGACCAGCAGTTCGGGATCCCAGTGCCCGCCCTCGGGCAGCGGCCCTTCCCAGGGACCGACACCGATTTGGTGGACCGGCACCGCGTCCGGGCCGGCGGGTTCGGCGGTTTCGACTGTTAACTCAGGGTTCTCCGGCAATTGCTCAACGCTGTCTATCACCCAACAAGCCTAAGGTGAAAGACTGAACCGCAGGATCACGAGGCAACAGCGGCCCAGGGGGAACCCGGCCGCAGGCAAGGAAAAGGAACAGCGTGGGCGAAAACGAGAACATTGAATGCTGGCTGACGGACATGGACGGCGTCCTGGTCCATGAAAACCATCCCATTCCGGGAGCAGCCGAACTCATTGAACGGTGGGTGGCCACATCAAAGCGGTTCCTGGTGCTGACCAACAACTCGATCTACACCCCGCGTGACCTGGCCGCGCGGCTCCGCGCCTCCGGGCTCGAGGTGCCGGAGGAGAACCTGTGGACCTCGGCGCTGGCCACCGCAGAGTTCCTCAAGGACCAGGTGAAGAACACCGGCGCTCCCGGCCGCTGCTTCGTGGTGGGAGAAGCCGGACTGACGACGGCGCTGCACGAGGCCGGAATGATCCTCACCGACACAAACCCGGATTACGTGGTGCTGGGTGAGACCCGCACCTACTCCTTCGGCACCATCACCAAGGCCATCCGCCTGATCCTCGGCGGCGCCCGTTTCATCGCCACCAACCCGGACGTCACCGGACCATCCCACGAGGGCGTCCTGCCGGCCACGGGCGCCATCGCCGCCCTGATCACGGCGGCCACCAGCATGGAGCCCTACATTGTGGGCAAGCCCAATCCCATGATGTTCCGTTCCGCGATGCGCAAGATCGACGCGCACTCGGAAACCACGGCCATGATCGGTGACCGGATGGACACCGACATCGTGGCGGGTATCGAGGCCGGACTGCATACGGTGCTGGTGCTCAGCGGCATCACCCAGCGCGAGGACATCAACCGGTATCCGTTCCGTCCCACCCAGATCATGAATTCAGTGGCTGACCTGATCGACACCGTCTAGAACACGGACCTCAGCCCGCCGCCAAGCTCCGGCGGGGAGTACAGCCGCAGCACTTCGCG
This genomic interval from Arthrobacter citreus contains the following:
- the fbaA gene encoding class II fructose-bisphosphate aldolase; protein product: MPIATPEIYAEMIDRAKAGGFAYPAVNVTSSQTLNAALAGFAEAGSDGIVQVSTGGAAYWSGAKVKNMVTGSLAFAAYAREVAKSYNVNIALHTDHCPKDKLDDFVLPLLAASEAAVKRGEDPIFNSHMWDGSAETLEENLRIAQELLARTHAAKMILEVEIGTVGGEEDGVENAINDKLYTTVADGTKTIEALGTGEKGRYITALTFGNVHGVYKPGGVKLRPEILKDIQDAVGGSLGKERPFDLVFHGGSGSSAQEIADAVSYGVIKMNIDTDTQYAYTRPVADHMFRNYDGVLKVDGEVGNKKQYDPRVWGASAEAGMSARVMEAAQTLGSAGKSL
- a CDS encoding TrmH family RNA methyltransferase; translation: MIDSVEQLPENPELTVETAEPAGPDAVPVHQIGVGPWEGPLPEGGHWDPELLVNGDTRNVVDQYRYWKHDAIVADLDSKRHPFHVAIENWQHDLNIGSVVRTANAFMAKEVHIIGRRRWNRRGAMVTDRYQHVRHHPTVEEFVEWAQGEGLHIIGIDNFPDSVPLETYELPENCVLVFGQEGPGLTPEVHAAADATLSIAQFGSTRSMNASAAAAIAMHGWVRRHVFGQRVN
- a CDS encoding HAD-IIA family hydrolase, coding for MDGVLVHENHPIPGAAELIERWVATSKRFLVLTNNSIYTPRDLAARLRASGLEVPEENLWTSALATAEFLKDQVKNTGAPGRCFVVGEAGLTTALHEAGMILTDTNPDYVVLGETRTYSFGTITKAIRLILGGARFIATNPDVTGPSHEGVLPATGAIAALITAATSMEPYIVGKPNPMMFRSAMRKIDAHSETTAMIGDRMDTDIVAGIEAGLHTVLVLSGITQREDINRYPFRPTQIMNSVADLIDTV